One segment of Legionellales bacterium DNA contains the following:
- a CDS encoding DotG/IcmE/VirB10 family protein, producing the protein AGGAGNGLGANGQGAGGAGNGLGANGQGAGGAGNGLGANGQGAGGAGNGLGANGQGAGGAGNALGANGQGAGGAGNGLGANGQGAGGAGNGLGANGQGAGGAGNGLGANGQGAGGAGNGLGANGQGAGGAGNGLGANGQGAGGAGNGLGANGQGNNNLGNFGNGSNLNNANFDNPGDSNDADSASNFRINLAKLHERQMRQLSQEQLQRQEEAMQAAMSSQAGKLFSAWLPPPTQEYVETAPEQTQAQKSELATALGEGSGQLSGGGAGGATLGAGIPKTPPPFIRAGSVFFATMITSVDSDFSGPVMARVVSGPYAGAKLIGSFQPVTTQLDDKLTLTFNTMVVKSYPHSISVNAFAIDPKTARTALATSVDHHYLMRYGTLFASAFLEGYANALTSSGSTSTIQPSGTQTFTFPQLNTRQQIAVGLGTVGNRYSSILQSNFTINPTVYIASGTSVGILFVSDVSQPTS; encoded by the coding sequence CGCTGGTGGAGCGGGTAATGGTTTAGGTGCGAACGGCCAAGGTGCTGGTGGTGCTGGCAATGGATTAGGTGCCAATGGTCAAGGCGCTGGTGGTGCGGGTAATGGTTTAGGCGCGAACGGCCAAGGCGCTGGTGGCGCTGGCAATGGTTTAGGCGCAAACGGACAAGGTGCCGGTGGTGCGGGTAATGCTTTAGGTGCCAATGGTCAAGGTGCTGGTGGTGCGGGCAATGGATTAGGTGCGAATGGTCAAGGTGCCGGTGGCGCGGGTAACGGTTTAGGGGCAAATGGTCAAGGCGCTGGTGGAGCGGGTAATGGTTTAGGTGCGAATGGCCAAGGCGCTGGTGGAGCGGGTAATGGTTTAGGTGCCAATGGTCAAGGCGCTGGTGGTGCGGGTAACGGTTTAGGTGCGAACGGTCAAGGTGCTGGTGGTGCTGGCAATGGTTTAGGCGCGAATGGTCAAGGAAATAATAATTTAGGTAATTTTGGCAATGGTTCCAATTTAAATAATGCTAATTTCGATAATCCAGGTGATTCTAATGATGCTGATAGCGCTAGTAATTTTCGGATTAATTTAGCCAAATTACACGAACGGCAAATGCGCCAATTAAGCCAAGAGCAATTGCAACGCCAAGAAGAAGCTATGCAAGCGGCGATGTCCTCGCAAGCGGGAAAACTTTTTTCAGCGTGGCTTCCGCCACCCACTCAAGAATATGTCGAAACAGCACCAGAACAAACTCAAGCGCAAAAATCTGAACTGGCAACGGCCTTGGGCGAAGGTTCAGGACAGCTTAGTGGAGGAGGTGCCGGTGGCGCCACCTTAGGCGCTGGAATACCTAAAACCCCACCACCATTTATACGCGCGGGCTCTGTGTTCTTTGCTACTATGATTACGTCAGTGGATAGCGATTTTTCAGGTCCGGTGATGGCGCGAGTCGTTTCCGGTCCTTATGCCGGTGCTAAATTAATTGGCTCGTTCCAACCGGTCACGACGCAGTTGGATGATAAATTAACCTTAACGTTTAATACCATGGTAGTAAAATCGTATCCTCATAGTATTTCAGTTAATGCGTTTGCCATCGATCCTAAAACAGCACGCACAGCGTTAGCGACTTCCGTTGATCATCATTATTTAATGCGCTATGGAACGCTGTTCGCTTCTGCGTTCTTGGAAGGTTATGCGAATGCTTTAACTTCTTCAGGATCGACCAGCACCATACAACCCAGCGGCACGCAAACCTTTACTTTTCCGCAATTAAATACTCGCCAGCAAATTGCCGTGGGTTTAGGAACAGTAGGGAATCGTTACAGTAGTATCTTGCAAAGTAATTTTACGATAAATCCGACTGTGTATATCGCATCGGGAACCAGTGTGGGAATATTATTTGTATCGGATGTCAGCCAACCAACATCCTGA
- a CDS encoding type IV secretion protein IcmD has translation MKMKSILTKLAYSILTPIILLQTTFVYADDNNLGGIAKTIVSNFANLARLITAGSYIAGMGFAVGAILKFKAHKDNPTQIPIGTPIALIFIAAALIFLPSIFKVAGYTLFSTGGTPAGVSGTISFTS, from the coding sequence GTGAAAATGAAATCCATATTAACCAAATTAGCGTATTCCATTTTAACCCCTATTATTTTGCTGCAAACCACCTTTGTCTATGCAGATGATAATAATTTAGGGGGCATTGCTAAAACTATCGTGTCAAATTTTGCCAATTTAGCCAGATTAATTACCGCAGGTTCTTATATTGCTGGAATGGGATTTGCTGTCGGTGCTATTTTAAAGTTCAAAGCGCATAAAGATAATCCAACCCAAATTCCTATTGGAACACCTATTGCATTAATTTTTATTGCAGCTGCTCTGATTTTCTTACCGTCGATCTTTAAAGTCGCTGGATACACATTATTCTCAACGGGTGGTACACCTGCTGGTGTATCAGGTACTATAAGCTTCACGAGCTAA
- the icmJ gene encoding type IVB secretion system protein IcmJDotN — protein sequence MHQLSLAVNPINWRLHTARKADPAFQAFTKRVLERDNHTCQYCGFQARQYQEIVNIDMDYNRNVIANLATACCFCTQCFFLDAVGKSDYGGGTLIVLPEISQNDLNAFCHVLFCAMTNATAYQSSAQAIYRSFKFRAQALEEQFGAGTSRPAFFGQLLNESMQADAKLKTAVLKNVRLLPSHAKFRKQIETWAQAALDEIPDNA from the coding sequence ATGCATCAACTATCATTGGCAGTTAATCCGATTAACTGGCGATTGCACACTGCGAGGAAGGCAGATCCTGCCTTCCAAGCATTTACTAAACGCGTATTAGAGCGAGATAATCACACGTGCCAATACTGCGGATTTCAAGCGCGGCAATATCAAGAAATTGTTAACATCGACATGGATTATAATCGCAATGTCATTGCGAATTTAGCTACCGCATGTTGTTTTTGCACGCAATGTTTTTTTTTGGATGCCGTAGGTAAATCCGATTACGGTGGGGGCACTTTAATTGTTTTACCCGAAATATCACAAAACGATTTAAATGCGTTTTGTCATGTTTTATTTTGTGCGATGACGAATGCCACTGCCTATCAATCTTCCGCACAAGCCATTTATCGGAGTTTTAAATTTCGCGCCCAAGCATTAGAAGAACAATTTGGCGCAGGAACTTCTCGCCCTGCTTTTTTTGGGCAATTACTCAATGAATCGATGCAAGCCGATGCTAAACTTAAAACGGCGGTATTAAAAAACGTTCGTTTATTACCTTCGCATGCAAAATTTCGTAAACAAATTGAAACCTGGGCGCAAGCCGCGTTAGATGAAATACCGGATAATGCTTAA